Within Citrus sinensis cultivar Valencia sweet orange chromosome 1, DVS_A1.0, whole genome shotgun sequence, the genomic segment AATTGGACTAAACATAACTGAATATGTATTAATGTAGGCTTGCTTGGTAAAGCAAAATGGAATATACTCCTCAATTTCATGCCTTGCATAGCCTATGACAGCCATAGCATGATAGTAAGGTAAGCCGGCAATTTCCCAATTCCCACAATCGCACGCCTTGTCCTCTAATTTCACTATAAACCTCCTAGATGGATAATAAGATTTATTCATGACTTGAAAATTCAAGTCTCCCGAGGATTgcacaattattttttctcctttcttGAAAGTTTGATCCAACTCTTTGTAAATCCTAGGAGCAATATTTTTTTGCCAAGTATTTCCTTCATTTCTTCtctttgtaaatcttttcatcAGTCTGCATCTAATTTCCTCAAGCATTGACAAAGCAGGCATGTCTCTATAAGGTAGAATCCAATTGTTAATGCACTTAGAGGCATTGTTGTCAGTCATTTCTACCTTGCAGTTTCTATCGTATGTATGCATAGATCAAGTGTATCCCTCCAGCTCTGTTTCCAACCAATTAGATGCTGCTAACTTTTCCTCTTTGATCTGTGCCATTGCCTCCTTATAATCATGCTTGTTACTACTTTTTGCTGCCTTCCAAAAAAGAGTCTGCAAGTTGGCACCAAAATGTTCTTTTGCAAAATTAGCATACACATGCCTACAACATGCCCTATGATAGGCAGTGGGCTATGTGTTCGGAATTGCATTCAACATCCCCTTTTACCTATCACTAATAAATGTTACCCACCTTCCATCATCTAAGTAGCTATGCAAATGATCAAGAAATCAAGTCCATGTTTCTGTGTTCTCAATCTCGCATACACACAATACCAATAGGACAATCCCTTTATTAGCATTTGAAGCAACAATAGCCAACAAAACTCCACTATATTTTCGCTTTAGGTGACACCCATCGATTCCAATGCACGGTCTGCAGCCATTCAGAAAAGCATTTCTTTATGCTggaaatgcaataaaaaatctttaaaatagaCATTTCTTAGGAACAATGACTGCATCACATAACACTTTGGAAATGGCTCCTGGCTCAGCCCGATGAATAGCTGCAGCGTACTGAAACAACTTCTCATAGCCCTTCGAATGGTCACCATATATTAGAATCCTTACTTTTTATCTAGCCCTATATATTGTGGGCTTTTCAATCTTCAACCTGAATTTTTCTTGCATATAATTCTTGGGAAGAGATATCTTGACATTTGCATCAATAGCAACATGTCCCTTTATCATTTCAGCAATCCATGTTGAAGTAACTTTCACAGATTTCTTGGTAAGCTTACATTCATGCTTTTTCTGATATCTTTGCAGCCAAAAACCATTCTTATCTTCAGTCTTGCACCTTTAACAAACCATGGACAGCCAACCTCCTTACAAGTTGCATAATATCTCCGCGGTTCACTATATTTTATGCTAATGTTAAACCCTTTTCCTAATCATAACCTCATGCAACACTTGTCTAAAGTGATTCACATCCCTAAACATATCACCTAATCTTAGCCTATATATCCCATCAGCATCTAATTTATACTCatgtttttctaaatattttgtaaacttCACACTGCCAACATTGATGTCATCATCAGAAGAGTTCACAACCATTTCGACTACCCTAGTGTCATCATCTAGTAAACCATCTCCACTTCTATCGCTATCACTCTCGCATTGACTGTCCTCACTACCCTCACTATCATCACTGTCCTCAACAGACACAATATCATCAATAGGCATATTAGGTATTGGTTGCACAACAGGTTCCTCACCATCACTGTCACTTCTTTTGTCTGATCAATCTGATAATAGTTTGTCTTCATCAATTTCACCCTCATGAATAGTTGCAGTAGCTTCGTGTCCATAACCCTTTTGCATATCATCGAATTCATTTCTTGAATTGTATGGCTAACTTCTGGTGTAGCTTGATCATTCAACATATCTATAACTTCTGAAGACAGGTGTACTCCTAAGTTAAACAGCAATGATTGTATTAACGAAGCATCTGGATTTTGAGGGCATAAAACAGGCACgacttcaattttaaatataataacatccatcaaattataaaaccCAAATAAGCATTTCATCCCAAATTCAGAATCTAAAACAACCTTGACTTTACTTTCTGGGTTCATAACAGTTAATAAGATTTTACCAATTGTATTTAACCCATGTACAATAGTTATCTTCAATGCCTCAACCTTTATTCTATCAACAATCCAATGTTCAAGGTTAATCATACCGATATgattttttctcctttaaaAGAAATCACTAGCTCCATTGTTGACATGTCTAATGTAATCCCAAAAATAACACAATGTACTTAAATATGAATCCTTTAAGCTTTTCAAACACAGCGtttgaaataaatatcatacAATACTCAACAGTCCGCAAGTTGAAAAAAACCCCAATTAGTTTTAACGAAATACATATAACAGCAAACAGACCCTCAATATGCAAAAACCAGAACCGATATCATTTACCATCTAAATGCACTTCTATAAACCTAAAACATTGATTgcataagaataaaaataacccaaaaaataacCATTGCTTATTTCTTCGTTTTCTACATTCTACGGTttgtaacaaaaataaattctcatgAATTCagataatttcaaattatttcttaCATCTATTGACTAAATACAAGATAAGAGATATattgcatgaaaaaaaaattatatatgaacATACCTAACAACTCGATGCTTCGCTCGCTGGATTCGATCGAAATCAGCTTACTCTTCTGTCAAGGTCCAAATCAATCTCCACATCTATCACTTAAACTTGTTTCATGGTCAAATATTGAGGGTTTTTAGTAAAACGATGACAGGCATGCATACAGTCTTGCACCGGTTGTTCATATGCATGTAAACTTCTGTTGATGTGAATAAAGAATGGGGAGGATGGAccacttttgtctttttttgtttgagtTACAGTGAAACGATGTCGTTTCTCTATAActtttttaaccaaaataaaaaaacgaCGTcggaattttttctttttagttacAGTGAAACGGCAGCGTTTTCGGGGGAttaaaacgacgtcgttttgtCCAACAAAAACGACGCCGTCTTTCTTTGCAACCTCTTCTTTATTAAAAGACTATATTACCCCTATGACATCAGCATATCTTAACAGTAGTAAACGGAAAGGTGGACACTATAacttttttgtcaatttagggtatacaagtgatataAGCGAAAAATGTTATAGTACGTTTGATACCGGTGACATTTAAGAGTATATCggtgataattttcctaaatataataattacctaaactttaaatttttatcttttttattaaattttacttatttatcaCGTCAGCCACCTATATCAATCacttttgtattattttatttacaatagaAATATCGAAATAACCAACACTCTCATAATTAATAGGAATATCGAAATAACCAACGCTCCCATCATCAACTGCACTATTAAAGTGAGTACCCCTCGTACTATTACACGTTCCACACACATATTATCCACTTTTGTGTTCTAATGTCATTAGAAGGATCATCATTGTCGCAAAAATCATTGTTGTGAAATGAAGAGTAACGTTGCTCTGACGACGGTAATACCTCTTCTCCAACATCCGCTAATGGAATGTCGTTGTCATCAATGGTTTAATTATTGTCATGGAGTGGACTGACTTGTCACATCAGCCACTTATATCAATCacttttgtattattttatttacaatatctaaacaaaatttaaattacaaaatttaacttATAATATCTAAAGCAACACTCCGTTCtcgaggaaaaaaataaaaagaaaagaaagaaaacactCTCTGTCGCAGCAACAAAAATGAAACCGAATCAGCAGATGTGTCTTAgatctctctcttctctcatTCAATTGGACGGCTCAACGATGCCGTCCTGCCAGTGACAAAAtctcattctttttctttttctttctcaattttatgtcattttttcataatttattttatgaaaataaaaattgtcatgtcatcttaatattttataatgaatttattttttataattttgtttgcaTTAATGGGTATCAGTATTGAACTCGACTTTTGTTTAAGCTTTTAACTGCGTTTTCAATCTTCAAAATCTGCAGCAATCATCGGTTTGATGTGTACTGCTTAAAACCCTTGATTGAAGATCTAAAAACTACAAAGTAgtataagaaattatcatttctaTCACGTTCGCGGTGAGTAGCTATACCTTTATTTGCTTTAGTCAAAACGTGAGAGTATTTGGGAAGTAAGTTGTATGATTTTATAAGATTTCCTTGAACTATTTCAAGATCAACTTCTTTGCCCTGATATGTCTGTTGATATGTTAACTAAACACCATATTCTTGCTACATGTCTACTCTAATGTCATTCGGagtgtatatttttttcataaatatatttatcaaCGATAATATAACCAACTCAACTCCTTACTTGACGACGACTATCAAACAATATCTCATTATGACAAGTGTGTATATTGTCAATTCTCCTAACCACTCAAGGAACATTTTGCTCGTTCGAATCTCTCATTTTTTGAATACGCCATTTACATGATTCCGAAGAATAATGGGCCTCGAAACATGTCATTGTGGACcgtgcaatcttgaaatcaaatttatcCCTAAAGGCAATCTCGTACAGTTCTAGTATTAAATCATTATTCTCAACGAATAGTTTACCCACACTAATATCATTTGAGTTACAACTTTTAACGAAGTTTAGAGCAACTATGTTTAAAGGCAAAATTGAAGCAAGGCTTGCGAGGGGTTCAATCTCTCTTATCAAATGGGCTATTAGAGGAGTGGATTAGTTGTCTCTGTTATTTGTAGGAATATCATTTTGATGTTCTTCCTCATCATAAATAGGAATATCGAAATAACTGATGCTCCCATCATCAACTGAACTATTAAAGTGAGTGCCCCACGTACTATTATACGTTCCACACAAATATTATCTACTTTTGTGTTCTAATGTCATTAGTAGGATCATCATTGTTACAGAAATCATTGTTGTGAAATGAAGAGTAACGTTGCTCTGACGACGGTAATACCTCTTCTCCAACATCCGTTAACGTAATGTCGTTGTCATCAatgatgttattattattattatggagTGGAGAGTAACGTTCTTGCAACGACATGATCCTTGGCAATACTCGTTCTTCAATATTGAGGATAAAGATGTTTGCTCTAAATGAAGTTTCAGTTTCGACAAGTGGGTCAAGATTTTAGCTCGAAACTTGAGTAAATGTGGTAACAAATATAGGGATGCATCCATAGTTGGCCACATCAAAAGCCATATGTAACACAACCTTgaccatttcatcattaaatatgtCTATGGATAATGAACATGCACGATAGATTGTCATACTGGACCTTAATGTTGTCTTCATCGTGATACAATCTTCATTAGGATTTATCTACAAGACCTCATAAACCCTTGCTAGAAATTGAtgaaatatacaatttttctgaactaaaaaaattagaatctTAGCATTCACATACTTCATTCGGTCATCCATCAACATCTCCTACCAACTGTCATCacataattgaaaaacaactaaatCTATTAAgcctaaaattataatatatatatatatataaataattatacacTAGAAAACATAACAACAAGAATATGCAGTTGATAACTCtataaaatgagagttatcatgacacttttaaacttaaattaataatacttagagagtaaatgatgtgttttcattgcattttttgttatattttgtataaacatTCATCTtagtttattcttaataaattttgtttcatctagaataatttgtgagcttaaatcatatgcataattgtaggtgattGGAAGCTCAAATTTGGAGGAAGGAATGTTGCTGCAATATGCTTGCAAAATATGCGATCTACTGtagcaaccattgctgtagcaatcttgAAATaacgacagagaaaattcCGCGCGAAATACCTAGAATATTGCGATCTggagttttttaatttagatgaTGTGCGCCCTACACTTCCGTTTACCATAATTTTCAAGTATAGAATAAGCACATACGCCAAAGAAAAGAGGGCCGTcaattaagattaaaaaaaagtagagaagaaacaacaaaaaaatagaattccTGTTGAAGATTTAAGGCTTTACGAGTCGAAGACAATTGGAGAATTAACTTGAactcattttttattgttcttttcttgtttactTGTTATTCATTGATTATAAAGATATATTTAACGGCTAGAACTCAGTTGTTTGTTTACATTTCACAAATTATGAACcgaatttatttgtggttgagtgttaaacaatcttgatggttaATTGACTGAATATAGGTGTTGCTACATATTTACTATAGCAtgttactttaataaatttacattcATTATTTCAGTTGACTACtaatttaatgatacaagttaAAAAAGAGCCGCAAAAGGGCCTATTTTAATGGAACatattagagtaatacttgGCCTTAAATTGAGTTTTCTGGATTTAGTTTAACTTGAGTCCTAAGAGGGTTATACTAAATCTAAGATTAGTGATGAATTAGATAAAAGGATTCACTTTGTAAGGTAAAGAAGACTTATgcgtgtaatgttatatcttatgttaACATAACAACTGGCCATTGTTAGATTGCATGAAggtataagatatccaacaagcGACAACTGAGGATATAACTAGTTTCTACCCAATGTTGTAGTAAATGTTGTAACAACTGAGCTTAACATGAATAAAACGGTTAACACCAAAAAGagagtttaatcactcaacCACTTAATTCCAAGTGAATTTACTTTCATGTTTAACGTGCAACTTTCATTCAttgcatttttcttattattgtgATTTATCTTACTCAGTCTAGCAGCTGAATTAGttgtattgatttaatttagaatataaattGCACTGTTGAAATTGTCGTAGCAAGTCTGATAGCATCAATCCctatggagacgatcttgaatactcataattttattacttgttgtattcacttgcacattgacaccattagcatttgaatttaaaCCAACAACATCACATTttatataacattattatattacattataataaattaacgacataacatttaaaaaaatttaaaaaatctctatATTGGTGACACATGCTGTTTGATTTGTGTATGATGAGCGTCTTGTCGCATGCATGATTAAGTGCGATAGGCACCATGTCGCACCAATCTTGTGTGACAGGGTGCCTCTCGCAGTAAGAGACAATTGCACCCAAATTGTCTCACCATGTCGCACCAAGAGACAGTTTAGGTGCAAAACTGACTGTTGGTGCAATTGCCACCATGTTGCACCAAATTTGGTGCTACATGGTGCATGTCGCACCAAGAGACAATTACAACCAAATTGTGTCTAATTGtctcttggtgcgacaggcaccctATTGCAACAATTTTTTGCTACAAGGTGCTTTTCTCACCAAGAGATAATTGCACCGAGATTGACTCTTAGTGCGACAGATACCCTGTTGCATTAAGACACAGTAGCACTGAAACTATCTTATCGCACAAAATCGACCACAAACACACCTGCCAACATAACAAATGCCTCTTAACACTTGGTTATACAAAAGCAAAGTATAAACAATCTAAGaaatatttcatcaaacatCTAATGTACAATAGTTATACGAAACCAAATTCCTTTCAATTAGCTTACCTAGATTTTGGGGTCTAATTCAATTTGTTAGAATCATGTCGGATTGGTGCTGGATGCGAGTTCGGATGTATTTGGTTGAAATTCACTTTTGTCGTCACTGTCGCTGTGGTTGTTCGCCGCTGCTGATGATGattcaagagaaaaaaagcTGCCTACGATTTGGTGTGAGGGAGAGAAGTTTGGGTAGAAAtaagaagggtaatttagggtaaaaaacttatatttgGCTACTtatgataagaaaaaattaaaaaggttaaatgtgaaaaatcaaaaacttTTTAGGTCAGTTTTGTAATTTTCCATTATCGTTGGCCTAAAGGCATAATGGCTATAgatataatatttcattttagaaGTTTGCTATCAACATTCTTTTAtgactttattattataaacattCATTCTCAAGTGCAGacgtccttttttttttaaatgtgaaCACGTTGTTAAACCATGCAACTTAATAGCATTTAAAATATGACTGTATTTAATTGCATGACTTAAAAGTACGTccgtataaaaaaaaaaagagggcgCCTGCACTTTATGTTGATCAAAATGACTAAGTTTCATGACTTAACCatgtataataattaaattaatctacTCAGGTTTCAATTCAAATGattactataaaaattataggATATAATGTAGTCATGCCACTGTTtactattatatataattaatcataattcatttaaataatcaaaataaaacagcATGATCAATCTCATCTTCTATGCCTTTGTAAAACATATAGTGCtgtaaactttaaaaataattgcaaaaaCTAAAACCCAACAACTGCAAGGATTTTTCGATCATACCAATGAGCCTTTGGTCTAATGGGAGAAGCCTTAcacttacaatgttgagtGCAAGGGTTCGATCCTCCATAAGAACTTTATGGAGGTTAATTTCAGTTCTccctaaattattaactaattgAGTAGAGACAGTCTCTCCCTTACGAATtgtgagtggagtagacaCTCTTCGAATATTAAAGagtgtttaaaatatttaagtaaGTGCTTCAGTGTGTCAATGTATGGTGCTGGTCCCAATTGTATAATATGATTgtaaaagttaattataatatctgATGTAATATTAGTAACAATCTGTATATAAtagaattcaaaaaaataaaaaagatgttTCGATCATAATAAAATAGACATACACAAATTTCTCTAATTGAATTtggtattataataatgtaatatatagatatcaaattcaaatgcaTGTACTTAATAAATCcaagaaaatttattcaagGGTAACCTATATAATCATAATATCATATGATGCAATTTATAATTCcatgcatttttttatatattataaatgcaATCGGTGTCAAAAACTCAACTCCAATCAAATACACTACGATATGATTTgaacatataaataaaaaatatatatattgaacgACAAGAACGACAAGAATTGAAGGTGGCTCTGatacattaaattaagatAGAATCATATCTCCAATCATAATTGTTCAAGTTTCAAGCACTCTCTACATTCACCAAATTTTAAGAggtatttatttagtttattcCACTTTATAGCCTTTCTTTTGTGATAAAAAACAAACTTTAGCAAACATAAATTTGTCTAGGATAGGGACTCTTTCTATAATAGTATTTCATAACTTAAATACTTTACACTTCCTTCCATTAAAGAagtgaaattaataaactttatcattttcattgtgaaagtagttaataaatattaataacctTTATCACTTCCATTATAAAAGTGGTTAATAAACATTAATAAACTTTACCACTATTCCTTCAAACAAGTAAATGAGTCATTAATACGAGtttatctatatatttatttaaactaatgACTTACCACATAATGAAAATTCGTACAAACCAGTCACTCGCCCTCGTATTAAAAGATCATCTCACCCTGTGGTCGACATTCCATTCCCCTTAGTCGTAGGTGCTCGTTCTATTTTGATTTGAATGGGACGGGTCTCCCGAAGTACATATGGTCGACCCCTCAGAGGTAGTAGGTATAGTCATTACTTAACTCGACCTGCAGACACTCGAAACTCCCATATCTTGGTTGGATCAAGGCAATTTCTGACAAGTTCCCGGAGCTTATGAGCCaattagaagaagaagaagaagaaggtgaATGAAGACCCCTATTTATATACCTTTAGGCAACGAAGACATGCATTAAATATGCATTAAACGAAGACATGAATTTTACTGTTCATCAGGCATGAGGTCTCTTTGATATTAGTTGTAACATGTAGTATTATACTATTACTGActtaaataatgaattttatgattttccaAACCTgtgttaacattttttttttcttaactgCATGCT encodes:
- the LOC107176660 gene encoding uncharacterized protein LOC107176660 is translated as MTDNNASKCINNWILPYRDMPALSMLEEIRCRLMKRFTKRRNEGNTWQKNIAPRIYKELDQTFKKGEKIIVQSSGDLNFQVMNKSYYPSRRFIVKLEDKACDCGNWEIAGLPYYHAMAVIGYARHEIEEYIPFCFTKQAYINTYSVMFSPIPDEQTWEHGDRPLIDPPIVRKKIGRLKKYRKRAATEPQKRSRRIFVNCSVCGGSNHNVRSCPLRPSVARATKATSTNSQLSIGILQASQ